The segment GAAACACGTCGGTCTCACATCGACCTAAGAATTAAGCCTACCTAAAGAAACCCAAACGTTCTTTGGATCTTCGGATATCTGATAAGCCCCAACGCCTGCTAGCCCTCCAAACAAGAGGCCGGCTGCCAGGGAGGGGACACTGCCTGGAGAATTAGATAAGGAGATACGCGTTAGCATGACTAACTCCTAACAACACACTGCCAAATTAAACTACTTACTCTTTCACAAAGGAAATGTTTGATCACCTGCTTTAACATATCCGAGTACTCCTCCGGATGCAACTAGGGCTGCATATCCGTATCCAGCCC is part of the Alosa alosa isolate M-15738 ecotype Scorff River chromosome 16, AALO_Geno_1.1, whole genome shotgun sequence genome and harbors:
- the tmem14ca gene encoding transmembrane protein 14C translates to MPEVDWAGYGYAALVASGGVLGYVKAGSVPSLAAGLLFGGLAGVGAYQISEDPKNVWVSLATSGTLAAVMGKRFYSSRKFMPPGLVCIASVLMVAKIGYGMLEKPQQS